From a single Rodentibacter sp. JRC1 genomic region:
- a CDS encoding TrmH family RNA methyltransferase, which translates to MTNSRKPTFQTNSDKSFQERSPKRSFSPLEPRFKERQFSEKCTQNRPHFDKKRDDRNDDRHFQQETREPKVSAFSLNKANGEQGAVKVTVKSTSVVYKTKEKKTGPLSPRAPEKIKKNRAEEMKVYGENACLELFAQRPESIVRVWATVKMSHKIGEMFSYLAANKKVYHVVSAEELTLVSGSEHHGGICMLVKKQRSFTLQGYLDIPRQEDALVLFDNVHNAQNVGGVLRTCAFYGVKHIVTANADNLYSAAAMRVAEGGAEHIRLLECLDVELALQQLRQAGYQVVHIAQGKEGVVLDQAQFGDKVVFLLSEGSTADLCEKPDLKVRLSLSNPLKNGLNIAVNSGILLAKWYFAK; encoded by the coding sequence ATGACAAATTCACGTAAACCGACCTTTCAAACCAATTCCGATAAATCTTTTCAGGAACGTAGTCCTAAACGTTCTTTCTCCCCTTTGGAACCCCGTTTTAAAGAACGTCAATTTTCTGAAAAATGCACTCAAAATCGACCGCACTTTGATAAAAAACGTGATGATCGTAACGATGACCGCCATTTTCAACAAGAAACTCGTGAACCAAAAGTTTCAGCGTTTTCTTTAAATAAAGCGAACGGTGAACAAGGTGCGGTGAAAGTTACAGTGAAAAGCACAAGTGTTGTTTATAAAACAAAGGAAAAGAAAACAGGCCCGCTTTCTCCGCGTGCGCCGGAAAAAATTAAGAAAAATCGGGCGGAGGAAATGAAAGTATATGGCGAGAATGCCTGTTTGGAACTCTTTGCACAACGTCCGGAAAGCATTGTTCGTGTGTGGGCAACGGTGAAGATGTCTCATAAAATCGGTGAAATGTTCAGCTATTTGGCGGCAAACAAAAAGGTGTATCACGTTGTGAGTGCGGAAGAATTAACCTTAGTCAGCGGCTCGGAGCATCATGGCGGTATTTGTATGCTCGTCAAAAAACAACGCTCTTTTACATTGCAAGGCTATTTGGATATTCCACGTCAAGAAGACGCATTAGTGCTATTTGATAATGTGCATAATGCTCAAAATGTGGGCGGTGTATTACGCACCTGTGCATTTTACGGTGTGAAACATATTGTGACGGCGAATGCAGATAACCTCTATTCGGCAGCGGCGATGCGGGTTGCGGAGGGCGGTGCAGAGCATATCCGTTTGTTAGAATGTTTAGATGTTGAATTGGCATTGCAACAACTCCGCCAAGCGGGCTATCAAGTGGTGCATATCGCACAAGGCAAAGAAGGCGTGGTATTAGATCAAGCACAATTTGGTGATAAAGTCGTGTTTTTGTTGAGTGAAGGCAGTACAGCTGATTTGTGTGAGAAACCGGATTTGAAAGTGCGTTTATCTTTGAGCAATCCCTTGAAAAACGGCTTAAATATTGCGGTGAATAGCGGTATTTTATTGGCGAAGTGGTATTTTGCAAAATAA
- the napG gene encoding ferredoxin-type protein NapG: MKKPILNPERRRFLKETTRTAGGLVGVGILLGLQQKQSLAREGVPLRPPFALQEAKAFSAACIRCGQCVQACPYDMLHLASLLSPMEAGTPYFIARDKPCEMCPDIPCAHACPSGALDRNATDINESRMGLSVLLDHETCLNWQGLRCDVCYRVCPLIDKAITLEKQHNPRSDKHALFIPTVHSDACTGCGKCEQACVLEEAAIKVLPIELAKGMLGKHYRLGWEEKAKAGHSLAPSDMISLPTRTPEAVIAEPAEPILAPVLGGGK, encoded by the coding sequence ATGAAAAAGCCTATTCTTAATCCTGAACGCAGACGCTTTTTAAAAGAAACCACCCGCACTGCGGGTGGTCTTGTCGGCGTGGGGATTTTGTTGGGATTACAGCAAAAACAAAGCCTTGCCCGTGAAGGCGTACCCTTGCGCCCTCCCTTTGCATTGCAAGAGGCGAAAGCCTTTTCTGCAGCCTGTATTCGTTGCGGTCAGTGTGTACAAGCCTGCCCATACGATATGTTGCATTTGGCTTCACTATTATCACCTATGGAAGCGGGAACGCCGTATTTTATCGCACGTGATAAACCTTGTGAGATGTGTCCGGATATTCCGTGCGCCCATGCCTGCCCAAGTGGGGCATTGGATCGCAATGCGACCGACATTAATGAATCACGAATGGGGTTATCGGTGTTATTGGATCACGAAACCTGCTTAAACTGGCAAGGATTACGTTGTGATGTGTGTTATCGCGTTTGTCCGTTAATCGACAAAGCCATCACATTGGAAAAACAACATAATCCACGTTCGGACAAACACGCCTTGTTTATACCAACGGTTCATTCCGATGCTTGTACAGGTTGTGGAAAATGTGAACAAGCCTGTGTATTGGAAGAAGCGGCGATTAAGGTTCTGCCAATAGAACTGGCGAAAGGTATGCTTGGTAAACATTATCGTTTGGGTTGGGAAGAAAAAGCGAAAGCCGGTCATTCCCTTGCGCCGAGCGATATGATTTCGCTACCGACACGCACACCCGAAGCGGTAATAGCCGAACCGGCAGAACCGATTTTGGCACCGGTATTAGGAGGCGGAAAATAA
- the pssA gene encoding CDP-diacylglycerol--serine O-phosphatidyltransferase, protein MLINKLKRAEQSLPNLPFLPLEKAQIEFLFSPTEFKTQIIELIRNAKKRIYVTALYWQKDEAGQEILDEIYRIKQEHPDLDVKILVDWHRAQRNLLGAEKSDTNADWYCEQRQTYQLPDDPNMFFGVPINTREVFGVLHIKGFIFDDTVLYSGASINNVYLQQNDKYRYDRYQKITNAELANSMVNFINDHLLNVDAVHPLDMVSRPRTKEIRAAIRAYRKNLAGCAEYQLESAVGFSDVLSVSPLFGLGASGNELNQVIEDLFLQVQKNLVICTPYFNFPRTLQNKITGLLQEGKNVEIIVGDKVANDFYIPPEQPFKIAGALPYLYESNLRRFCENFQQEIEQGRLVVRLWKDGDNTYHLKGVWVDENYILLTGNNLNPRAWRLDAENGLLIHDPKQELRTQVEKELAHIRQHTKVLNHYSELEELTQYPEPVQKLLKKFARVKADKLVKMIL, encoded by the coding sequence ATGTTAATCAATAAATTAAAACGAGCCGAGCAAAGTCTTCCAAATTTGCCTTTTTTACCCTTAGAAAAAGCGCAAATTGAATTTTTGTTCAGCCCGACTGAATTTAAAACGCAGATTATTGAATTAATCAGAAATGCCAAAAAACGCATTTATGTGACCGCACTTTACTGGCAAAAAGATGAAGCCGGACAAGAAATCCTTGATGAAATTTATCGCATAAAACAGGAGCATCCTGATTTAGATGTCAAAATTCTGGTGGATTGGCATCGTGCCCAACGCAATTTATTAGGCGCAGAAAAATCCGATACCAATGCCGATTGGTATTGTGAACAGCGTCAAACCTATCAACTCCCTGATGATCCCAATATGTTTTTCGGCGTGCCGATTAATACCCGCGAAGTCTTTGGCGTGCTACACATTAAAGGATTTATTTTTGATGATACCGTGCTATACAGCGGGGCAAGTATCAACAATGTGTATTTACAGCAAAATGACAAATATCGTTACGACCGTTATCAAAAAATCACCAATGCCGAACTGGCAAATTCAATGGTGAATTTCATTAATGATCATTTATTGAACGTTGATGCCGTCCATCCGCTTGATATGGTAAGCCGCCCACGGACAAAAGAAATCCGTGCCGCCATTCGGGCTTATCGTAAAAATTTAGCCGGTTGTGCGGAATATCAGTTAGAAAGTGCGGTCGGATTTTCTGATGTTTTAAGCGTTTCGCCGTTATTTGGCTTAGGCGCATCAGGTAATGAATTAAACCAAGTAATTGAGGATTTATTCTTACAAGTACAAAAAAATTTAGTCATTTGCACGCCATACTTTAATTTTCCCCGCACTTTGCAAAATAAAATCACCGGCTTACTACAAGAAGGCAAAAATGTGGAAATTATTGTCGGCGATAAAGTGGCGAACGATTTTTACATTCCGCCTGAGCAACCTTTTAAAATCGCAGGAGCATTGCCTTATTTATACGAAAGCAATCTTCGCCGTTTTTGTGAAAACTTTCAACAGGAAATCGAACAAGGTCGCTTGGTCGTTCGATTATGGAAAGACGGTGACAACACTTATCATCTAAAAGGTGTTTGGGTAGATGAAAATTATATTTTGCTCACCGGTAATAATTTGAACCCGCGTGCTTGGCGTTTAGATGCGGAAAACGGCTTATTGATTCACGATCCGAAGCAAGAGCTACGCACTCAAGTTGAAAAAGAACTGGCGCATATTCGCCAACATACCAAAGTGTTAAATCACTATTCCGAATTGGAAGAACTCACACAATATCCCGAACCGGTGCAAAAATTACTGAAAAAATTTGCCCGAGTTAAGGCGGATAAATTAGTGAAAATGATTCTTTAA
- the napH gene encoding quinol dehydrogenase ferredoxin subunit NapH, translating into MANAPKYAGKESREKWGWWYANRFLFWRRLSQLSIIAMFLSGPYLGIWILKGNYSGSLLLDTIPLSDPLITFESLAAGHLPDTLTLIGAAIIVLCYAVLGSKIFCGWVCPLNMITDTAAWLRRKLGIRQTAKLSRSLRYGILVMILLGSAVSGMLLWEWINPVAALGRAFVFGLGATAWLVLVIFLFDLLIAEHGWCGHLCPIGAAYGLIGAKSLIRIKVIDRAKCDNCMDCYNVCPEAQVLRSPLHGKKDESLLVLSKDCISCGRCIDVCAEKVFKFSTRFDHSGE; encoded by the coding sequence ATGGCAAATGCACCTAAATATGCCGGGAAAGAATCCCGTGAAAAGTGGGGTTGGTGGTATGCAAATCGCTTTTTATTTTGGCGTCGATTAAGCCAACTTAGCATTATCGCGATGTTCTTAAGCGGTCCTTACTTAGGCATATGGATTTTAAAAGGCAATTATAGCGGCAGCTTACTATTGGATACGATTCCCTTAAGTGATCCTTTAATTACCTTTGAAAGTCTTGCCGCCGGGCATCTGCCTGATACGCTCACCTTAATAGGTGCAGCCATTATCGTGCTTTGCTACGCAGTCCTTGGTAGCAAAATATTTTGCGGTTGGGTTTGCCCGCTGAATATGATAACTGATACGGCAGCATGGTTACGCCGCAAACTGGGGATTCGCCAAACGGCAAAACTTTCACGCAGCTTACGTTACGGCATTCTGGTAATGATTTTACTGGGTAGTGCGGTAAGCGGTATGTTGTTATGGGAATGGATTAACCCTGTTGCGGCGTTAGGTCGTGCCTTCGTATTCGGTTTAGGTGCAACGGCGTGGCTGGTACTGGTGATTTTTCTTTTTGATTTATTGATTGCAGAACACGGCTGGTGCGGGCATCTTTGCCCCATTGGTGCTGCTTATGGGCTAATCGGAGCAAAAAGTTTAATCCGAATTAAAGTGATTGACCGAGCCAAATGCGATAATTGTATGGATTGTTACAATGTCTGCCCGGAAGCCCAAGTATTACGTTCACCTTTACACGGAAAAAAAGACGAAAGCCTCCTTGTGCTTTCGAAAGATTGTATTAGTTGCGGGCGTTGCATTGACGTTTGCGCTGAAAAAGTTTTCAAATTTTCGACTAGATTCGATCATTCAGGGGAGTGA
- a CDS encoding ornithine cyclodeaminase translates to MSYPSTITGSLPTIIISPQDVANIIKRQGIEETLKGMRDYILEDYLNWDSFDKSPRVSNHVPDGVLELMPIANQQQYSFKYVNCHPKNPNEGLSTILAFGALISNDTGQPDVISEFTLSTALRTAATSVLAAQYLARPNSKRMAIIGNGCQSEFQALAFYYLLGIEELALFDIDRKAGEKLARNLANTSLKIEIFDTVAQAVKNADIITTVTAEYSKANIITPEMIEPGMHINAVGGDNINKTELHVEVVKNARVFVEFEPQTRIEGELQNMPADFPVTPLFEIFQQGKSARQSEKEVTLFDSVGFAIEDFSAIRYMKDAAIKLDLARPVSLTPDLKDPKDLFSYLYDYASI, encoded by the coding sequence ATGTCATACCCATCAACCATCACAGGAAGTTTGCCAACCATTATCATTAGCCCGCAAGATGTTGCAAATATCATTAAACGTCAGGGTATTGAAGAAACCCTAAAAGGGATGAGAGATTATATTTTAGAGGATTATCTTAACTGGGATTCCTTTGACAAAAGCCCTCGTGTTTCCAATCATGTTCCTGATGGCGTATTAGAATTAATGCCTATTGCGAATCAGCAACAATATAGTTTTAAATATGTAAATTGTCACCCTAAAAACCCAAATGAAGGGCTTTCAACCATTTTAGCCTTCGGAGCATTAATCAGTAATGACACGGGGCAGCCTGATGTGATTAGTGAATTTACTCTCAGCACCGCATTACGCACCGCTGCCACCTCAGTACTTGCAGCGCAATATCTCGCCCGTCCTAACAGTAAACGAATGGCCATCATCGGCAATGGTTGCCAGAGTGAGTTTCAAGCCTTAGCATTTTATTATTTGTTAGGTATTGAAGAACTCGCTTTATTTGATATTGATCGTAAAGCCGGTGAAAAATTGGCTCGCAATTTAGCAAACACCTCATTAAAAATTGAAATCTTCGACACTGTTGCACAAGCGGTTAAGAATGCGGATATTATTACCACCGTAACGGCAGAATATTCAAAAGCTAACATTATTACGCCGGAAATGATCGAACCGGGTATGCATATCAATGCGGTAGGCGGCGATAATATCAATAAAACGGAATTACATGTGGAAGTGGTTAAAAACGCCCGTGTATTTGTGGAATTTGAACCTCAAACCCGTATTGAAGGAGAACTACAAAATATGCCTGCCGATTTTCCTGTTACGCCGTTATTTGAAATTTTCCAGCAAGGTAAATCAGCCCGTCAGTCAGAGAAAGAAGTAACGTTGTTTGATTCCGTAGGTTTTGCGATTGAAGATTTTTCGGCGATTCGCTATATGAAAGATGCTGCGATCAAGTTGGATTTGGCTCGTCCGGTATCCCTTACTCCTGATTTAAAAGATCCAAAAGATTTATTCAGTTACCTTTACGATTACGCCAGTATCTAA
- a CDS encoding Lrp/AsnC family transcriptional regulator, translated as MSILDKTDQELLSLLRENARYSIAFLAQKLKVSRATVTNRIARLEKAGIILGYRVELHPKGECNGIKAWTTVIVDGGATAEVVQTLRGEPCISAIYDTNGRWDILVELIAPSLEELGQALERIRSIKAIHTSETHIHLKRYV; from the coding sequence ATGTCAATTTTAGATAAAACCGATCAGGAATTATTGAGCTTATTACGAGAAAATGCGAGATATTCTATCGCCTTTTTGGCCCAAAAATTAAAAGTTTCTCGGGCAACCGTAACGAATCGTATTGCACGGCTTGAAAAAGCGGGAATTATTTTAGGCTATAGGGTAGAACTTCACCCAAAGGGAGAGTGTAATGGCATCAAGGCTTGGACAACGGTGATCGTTGATGGCGGTGCAACCGCTGAAGTCGTTCAAACGCTACGTGGAGAGCCTTGTATCAGTGCGATTTATGATACGAATGGACGTTGGGACATTCTTGTTGAACTCATCGCCCCTTCCTTGGAAGAACTCGGGCAAGCACTTGAACGAATTCGTTCCATTAAAGCGATTCATACTTCGGAAACCCATATTCATTTAAAACGTTATGTATAA
- a CDS encoding cytochrome c3 family protein yields the protein MSAKKPNFIVRFWHWFRKPSRLAVGTIISLAFIGGILSWVGFNYGLEQTNTEQFCASCHTQDAYPEYLHSVHYQTRTGVGASCPDCHVPHEFLPKMKRKIIAAKEVYAYYTGKVDTLEKFNQHRLAMAENEWARMKANDSQECRNCHKVERMNFNDQRSVAARMHQKMKTEGKTCIDCHKGIAHQLPDMSGVESGFKDESKEVKK from the coding sequence ATGTCAGCGAAAAAACCAAACTTTATCGTGCGTTTTTGGCATTGGTTTCGTAAACCAAGCCGTTTAGCGGTCGGAACAATTATCAGCCTCGCATTTATCGGCGGTATTTTATCTTGGGTCGGCTTTAATTACGGTTTAGAGCAAACCAACACCGAGCAATTCTGTGCAAGTTGCCACACCCAAGATGCTTATCCGGAATACTTACACAGTGTGCATTATCAAACCCGTACCGGTGTAGGTGCAAGCTGTCCTGATTGCCATGTACCACACGAGTTTTTGCCGAAGATGAAACGAAAAATCATCGCAGCAAAAGAAGTATATGCCTATTACACCGGCAAAGTGGATACGCTTGAAAAATTCAATCAACACCGCTTAGCGATGGCAGAAAATGAATGGGCGAGAATGAAAGCCAACGATTCACAAGAATGTCGCAACTGTCATAAGGTTGAGCGTATGAATTTTAATGATCAACGTTCCGTTGCCGCACGTATGCACCAAAAAATGAAAACGGAAGGTAAAACCTGTATTGATTGCCACAAAGGTATTGCCCACCAATTACCGGATATGAGCGGAGTGGAATCTGGTTTTAAAGACGAATCGAAAGAAGTGAAAAAATAA
- a CDS encoding nitrate reductase cytochrome c-type subunit, with translation MTKQVSKILAGFMTALFAGSLMAADVQPIGKDLTQSPENIAPAFHHAPRQSELPALNYVNQPPMVPHSVANYQVTKNVNQCLNCHSPENARLSGATRISPTHFMDRDGNVGSTSSPRRYFCLQCHVSQSNVDPIVPNEFKPLKGYGN, from the coding sequence ATGACTAAACAGGTATCTAAAATTTTAGCGGGATTTATGACCGCACTTTTTGCCGGTTCGTTAATGGCAGCGGATGTGCAACCGATCGGGAAAGATTTAACCCAATCACCGGAAAATATAGCACCGGCTTTTCACCATGCACCACGTCAAAGTGAATTACCCGCATTAAATTATGTAAATCAGCCGCCTATGGTGCCACATAGTGTAGCCAATTACCAAGTCACAAAAAATGTGAACCAGTGTCTAAACTGTCACAGCCCGGAAAATGCCCGTTTAAGCGGTGCTACCCGAATCAGCCCGACACACTTTATGGATCGTGACGGTAACGTAGGTTCCACTTCCTCACCGCGTCGCTATTTCTGTTTACAATGCCACGTTTCTCAATCAAATGTGGATCCTATCGTACCGAACGAATTCAAACCGTTGAAAGGTTACGGCAACTAA
- the nhaC gene encoding Na+/H+ antiporter NhaC, with the protein MQNTKSQTATQQINIPFLYALLPVLVMIATMAVSIIKFEASPHVPLIIGAITATLVAMKFGYRWSTIEQGIYNGIKMALPAIVIIIMIGLTIGAWLGGGIVATMIYYGLKLISPSLFLFTICIICGLVTLSIGSSWSTMGTIGVAAIGIGLSIGIPTPIVAGAVISGAYFGDKMSPLSDTTNLASGITGTDLFDHIKHMFTTTLPAYLIALVFYLYMGMQFDSSHSNLSHIQGVMESIAKNFVISPWLLLVPVIVVLLVMKKVSAIPALTIGILLGSLCHIFVQGSEIGTAVKTLHDGFKIQSGHEIIDTLFNRGGIESMMYTISLTIVAMSFGGIAEQTGILRSVVSTILHFARNASMLIIATIFSSAITNCTTSEQYISILLPGRMYVTAYKERKLHSKNLSRALEDGGTVTSVLVPWNTCGVYAYSMLQVSAFEYAPYAVFNYIVPLLAIILALFNIKIERIE; encoded by the coding sequence ATGCAAAATACAAAATCTCAAACAGCAACCCAACAAATCAATATCCCTTTCCTGTATGCCTTACTGCCGGTGCTCGTTATGATTGCGACAATGGCGGTATCCATCATTAAATTTGAAGCCTCGCCACACGTTCCGCTTATCATTGGAGCGATCACGGCAACACTGGTCGCAATGAAATTCGGCTATCGTTGGAGCACCATTGAACAAGGTATTTACAACGGTATTAAAATGGCACTACCCGCCATTGTGATCATCATTATGATCGGGCTGACTATTGGCGCTTGGTTAGGCGGTGGGATTGTCGCAACAATGATTTACTACGGTTTGAAGCTCATTTCCCCTTCCTTATTTCTCTTTACGATTTGTATTATTTGCGGATTAGTCACACTTTCTATAGGCAGTTCTTGGTCAACTATGGGAACGATTGGTGTCGCTGCAATCGGTATCGGTTTAAGCATTGGGATTCCCACACCAATCGTTGCCGGTGCAGTGATTTCAGGAGCTTACTTTGGTGATAAAATGTCACCGCTGTCAGATACCACGAATCTAGCCTCCGGCATCACAGGTACCGATTTATTTGATCATATTAAACATATGTTCACCACCACCTTGCCTGCCTATCTTATTGCATTGGTTTTTTATTTATATATGGGAATGCAATTTGATTCCTCACATTCCAATCTTTCCCACATACAGGGCGTAATGGAAAGTATTGCCAAAAATTTTGTTATCAGCCCTTGGCTATTACTTGTACCGGTGATCGTCGTATTACTCGTGATGAAAAAAGTCTCCGCCATTCCTGCACTAACTATTGGCATACTCCTCGGCTCGCTTTGCCACATTTTTGTGCAAGGTAGTGAGATAGGTACAGCGGTTAAAACACTACACGATGGCTTTAAGATTCAAAGTGGACACGAAATCATTGATACCTTATTTAATCGTGGTGGAATTGAATCAATGATGTACACGATTTCACTCACCATTGTGGCAATGAGCTTTGGCGGTATTGCGGAGCAAACCGGTATCCTAAGATCGGTTGTTTCAACCATTTTACACTTTGCCCGCAATGCAAGTATGTTAATTATTGCGACAATTTTCTCCTCCGCAATAACAAACTGCACAACCTCAGAGCAATATATTTCCATTTTATTACCCGGCAGAATGTATGTTACCGCCTATAAAGAACGAAAACTGCACTCAAAAAATCTTTCCCGTGCTTTAGAAGATGGCGGTACGGTAACTTCCGTACTTGTACCTTGGAACACTTGTGGCGTATATGCTTACTCAATGCTTCAAGTCAGTGCGTTTGAATACGCGCCTTATGCTGTTTTTAACTACATAGTGCCACTACTTGCTATTATTCTTGCCTTGTTTAATATCAAAATCGAACGGATTGAATAA
- the napA gene encoding nitrate reductase catalytic subunit NapA, translated as MKVSRRDFMKANAAMAAATAAGLTIPIKNVVAAESEIKWDKAVCRFCGTGCAVLVGTKDGRVVASQGDPDAEVNRGLNCIKGYFLPKIMYGKDRLTQPMLRMTNGKFDKNGDFAPVSWDVAFKTMAEKFKEAFKKNGQNAVGMFSSGQSTIWEGYAKNKLWKAGFRSNNVDPNARHCMASAAVAFMRTFGMDEPMGCYDDIEQAEAFVLWGSNMAEMHPILWSRITDRRISNPDVKVAVLSTFEHRSFELADYGLVFTPQTDLAIMNYIINYLIQNDAINWDFVNKHTKFKRGETNIGYGLRPENPLEKETNRKTAGKMYDSTFEELKQLVSEYTLDKAHELSGVPKDQLEHLAKLYADPKKKVVSFWTMGFNQHTRGVWANHLIYNIHLLTGKISIPGCGPFSLTGQPSACGTAREVGSFPHRLPADLVVTNPKHRETAERIWKLPAGTISEKVGLDTIAQDRAMHDGKMNVLWQMCNNNMQAGPNINADRLPGWRKEGNFVIVSDPYPTVSALSADLILPTAMWVEKEGAYGNAERRTQFWRQQVKAPGEAKSDLWQLMEFAKYFTTDEMWSEELLAQMPEYRGKTLYEVLFKNGQVDKFPLSELAEGQLNDESEHFGYYVHKGLFEEYASFGRGHGHDLAPFEMYHKARGLRWPVVDGKETLWRYREGFDPYVKEGEGVAFYGYPDKKAIILAVPYEPAAESPDAEYDLWLSTGRVLEHWHTGTMTRRVPELHRAFPNNLVWMHPLDAEARGLRHGDKIKISSRRGEMISYLDTRGRNKPPRGLVYTTFFDAGQLANALTLDATDPISKETDFKKCAVKVEKAA; from the coding sequence ATGAAGGTAAGTCGCCGAGACTTTATGAAAGCCAATGCGGCAATGGCTGCTGCAACGGCTGCGGGATTAACCATCCCTATTAAAAATGTGGTTGCGGCAGAATCCGAAATAAAATGGGATAAAGCGGTTTGCCGTTTCTGTGGTACGGGTTGTGCCGTTTTAGTCGGTACGAAAGACGGACGTGTGGTGGCATCGCAAGGTGATCCTGATGCAGAAGTTAATCGTGGTTTGAACTGTATTAAAGGTTACTTCTTACCGAAAATTATGTACGGCAAAGATCGTCTCACTCAACCGATGTTACGTATGACAAACGGTAAATTCGACAAGAACGGAGATTTTGCGCCGGTTTCTTGGGATGTCGCTTTCAAAACTATGGCGGAAAAATTCAAAGAAGCCTTTAAAAAGAACGGTCAAAATGCTGTGGGTATGTTTAGTTCCGGTCAATCCACCATTTGGGAAGGTTATGCGAAGAACAAACTTTGGAAAGCCGGCTTCCGTTCTAATAATGTTGACCCGAATGCCCGTCACTGTATGGCGTCTGCCGCAGTAGCCTTTATGCGTACTTTCGGTATGGATGAACCTATGGGTTGCTATGATGATATTGAGCAGGCTGAAGCCTTTGTGCTTTGGGGTTCAAATATGGCGGAAATGCACCCGATTTTATGGTCGCGCATTACCGATCGCCGTATTTCTAATCCTGATGTAAAAGTTGCCGTACTTTCTACTTTTGAACATCGTAGTTTTGAACTTGCCGACTACGGTTTAGTGTTTACACCGCAAACCGACTTAGCAATTATGAACTACATCATCAATTACCTCATTCAAAATGATGCGATAAATTGGGATTTCGTCAATAAACACACGAAATTCAAACGTGGTGAAACCAATATCGGTTACGGTTTACGTCCTGAAAATCCGTTGGAAAAAGAGACGAATCGTAAAACTGCGGGCAAAATGTATGATTCGACTTTTGAAGAATTAAAGCAACTCGTCTCCGAATACACATTGGATAAGGCCCACGAATTATCGGGTGTGCCGAAAGATCAACTGGAACATTTAGCCAAACTTTATGCCGATCCGAAGAAAAAAGTAGTGTCATTTTGGACGATGGGCTTTAATCAACACACCCGTGGCGTGTGGGCGAACCACTTAATTTATAACATTCACTTGTTAACCGGCAAAATCTCTATTCCGGGTTGTGGACCGTTCTCATTAACCGGTCAACCGTCCGCTTGCGGTACGGCACGTGAAGTGGGTTCTTTCCCACACCGTTTACCGGCTGATTTAGTCGTTACCAATCCGAAACATCGTGAAACGGCAGAACGTATTTGGAAATTACCGGCAGGAACTATCTCTGAAAAAGTTGGCTTGGACACGATTGCACAAGACCGTGCAATGCACGATGGCAAAATGAATGTGCTGTGGCAAATGTGTAACAACAATATGCAAGCAGGTCCTAATATCAACGCAGATCGTTTACCGGGTTGGCGTAAAGAAGGCAACTTCGTCATCGTTTCTGACCCATATCCGACAGTTTCTGCATTGTCCGCCGATTTAATTTTGCCAACCGCAATGTGGGTGGAAAAAGAAGGGGCATACGGTAACGCAGAACGCCGCACACAATTTTGGCGTCAACAAGTGAAAGCTCCGGGCGAGGCAAAATCCGACTTGTGGCAATTAATGGAGTTTGCAAAATACTTCACCACCGATGAAATGTGGTCGGAAGAATTACTTGCCCAAATGCCGGAATACCGTGGAAAAACCCTGTATGAAGTGTTATTTAAAAACGGACAAGTGGATAAATTCCCGCTTAGCGAACTTGCCGAAGGTCAATTAAATGACGAATCGGAACATTTCGGTTACTACGTTCATAAAGGCTTATTTGAAGAGTATGCCTCATTTGGTCGTGGTCATGGCCATGATCTGGCACCGTTTGAGATGTATCACAAAGCCCGTGGTTTACGTTGGCCGGTGGTAGATGGCAAAGAAACCCTATGGCGTTATCGCGAAGGCTTTGATCCTTATGTGAAAGAAGGTGAAGGCGTGGCGTTCTATGGTTATCCGGATAAAAAAGCAATCATTCTTGCCGTGCCTTATGAGCCGGCGGCGGAATCACCTGATGCGGAATACGACCTATGGCTATCAACCGGTCGTGTTCTTGAACACTGGCATACCGGCACAATGACACGTCGTGTACCGGAATTACACCGTGCATTCCCAAATAATCTGGTGTGGATGCACCCATTAGATGCCGAAGCCCGTGGTTTACGCCATGGCGATAAAATCAAGATTTCATCACGTCGCGGTGAAATGATTTCTTATCTTGATACACGCGGACGCAATAAACCGCCTCGCGGTTTGGTTTATACCACCTTCTTTGATGCCGGTCAGCTTGCAAATGCCTTAACGTTAGATGCAACCGATCCGATTTCAAAAGAAACGGACTTTAAAAAATGCGCCGTGAAAGTGGAAAAAGCAGCGTAA